The genomic window CCATGGCCAAGGGTGAAGCTCTGCGCGCCTACCGCCTCCAGGTCACACCGGGGACGATCACGCGGGTGCTCAGGCAGGGTTCCGGCGGGGAAACCGGCGCGTTCACCGAGACGCTGTGGGCGCCGCGGAGATGGGAGTACTCCGGCCCGGACCTCGGGGTCACGGAACGGTGATCGCTATCATTAGATTGACCATGATGGCTGTCTGTGCCATGCTCGCTTAAGCGCTTGAGCTAGGTCCGAACGCATCTGGGAAGGACCCGTTCATGTCTGACGTCGTCTTGTTGACTCCCCGCGAAATAGCGACCGGAGCACCAAGCCTAAACAATCAGAGTATCTCGATCACGGATGATGATTACGTTCGTCTCGATCCGATGATGCGACTATTCTACGAGAAGATTCGTGAGAATCTCGGACTGGCTTGCATAACGTCCTACCTGCGAAATTCGGGATACTCCACTCGCGCGATCAATCTGCACGGCCGCACACCCACCGACGAGGTGATCATCGAACTCATCATTCGGGAGCGGCCGCGATTCGTCGGCATCAGCATCATGTACGACCTGCACATCATCGACGCCGTCCGGCTCGTCAACTGCGTGAAAGCGGCAGACCCGGAGGTCTTCGTCGCCATCGGCGGCGCCTTCTGCACCTATAACGCCAAGCTGATAGCCGAGTCCGTTCCCGGCGTCGACTGCGTCGTCTTCGGTGAGGGTGAGATCACGGTCGTCGGGCTGCTCGACCGCCTGACCTCCGGCCGGGACTGGCGCGACGTGCCGGGCATCTACTTCCGGGACGCCGATCGGGTGCGCGGCACGGGGATGCCGGTGCTCCCGGACCTGACCCGCCTCGTATGGCCGGCGCGGGACGTCCTGCGCGCCAACAAGGCCGCAGGCATCCCCACCCCGGTGGCGTCCACCTTCACCAGCCGCGGCTGCCATGCCAAGTGCACCTTCTGCTACGCGCCCCGCCAGCCCGGCGTCGTCGACGGCTTCTGGCGGCTGCGGCCCGCCGGTGACGTAGTCGACGAGATCGAGTACCTGCAGCGCGACTTCGGCACCCGCTTCATCTGGTTGAACGACGACAACTTCGGCGGCGCCTTCAACGACGGGTTCAAACACGCCGTCGAGTTCGCCGAGGAGGTCATCCGCCGAAAGCTGCGGTTCTCGTTCCACTGCGAATTCCGGGTGGACTCCGGGCTCATCGACCACGAAGCCCTGGACCTGCTGCACCGCGCCGGGCTCGGCTCGGCCCTGCTGGGCATCGAGAGCGGATCGCCCGGGATGTTACGGCGGATCAAGAAGGGCACGACGGTGGCGTACAACTTCGACGCCGCGCGGATCTTCCGGGGCAAGGGGCTCGACCTCGACCCTGGCTGGATCATGGTGGACCCGCAGACGTCCGTCGACGAACTCTGGGAAAACCTCCAATTCATCGTCGCCTCCGACATCCACCACATCGACAACCCTTTCCTTCTGGTCAACCGCGCCATCGCGCTCCGTGGCACCGAGATGTTCGACTCGATCACCGAGCCGCTCGCGCCGGCCGACGCGGTCGGACAGGAAGGGCCGGCGTTCACAGTGTTGCGCCAGGCCCGCCGCGACTACCGCGTGCCCGACGCCAGGGTCGAGGCGCTCTGGGACGTGTGGAGCAGGCTCGGCGGTGCGATCGCCGACCGCAAGGAGAATCAGGTGCCCTTCCTGGCGAACCGGCTCGCCGGTGCCGTGCGGCAGGCCCGCCGCGCCGACCCGCGTGGACGGTCGGAGGCCCTGACCCTGCTGACCGGCCTGCGGCAGTGGCGCAACGGGCTGCCCGGTCTCTTCGCCACCTTCCTCAACTTCGGCCTGCTGCTCGCCGATGCCGACCCGGACGGCCTCGCCACGCGGCTGGACGCCGAACTCAGCCGCCTCGTCGACGACTACGACCGCGAGCACCTGGGGCTGCCGTTCGAAGAACTGCTGCGGCACGTGGAATTCGAGTTCGGCCCGCTCCTGCCGGCCGTGGAGGTGCAGGCCGCATGACCCGGCAGCTCCGCTACGGCGTCATCGGATGCGGGCGCGTCTTCCAGACGTACCACCTGCTGTGCCTGCGCAACCGGCCGGAGTTCACCGTCGCCGCGGCCTGCGACGTTGACCAGGCCCGGGCGCGGTCGCTCTTCGACGGCACCGGGTTCGACCCGTACGTCACCGCGGACTTGGCGGACTTCTTCCGGGTGGGGCACCTCGACGCGGTCTCCGTCTGCACCCCGAACGACGCGCACGTCGAGCCGGTACTGGCGGCCCTGGACGCCGGTGTCGCGGTGCTGTGCGAGAAGCCGCTCGCCGCCACCCCGGCCGGCACGGGCCGACTCGTCGACGCGGCGGCGGGGGCACGGCTCGCCGCGGTCAACCTGCCGTACCGCCACCACAGCCTGCTGCCGGCGTTCCTCGGTGCCCTGCTCCCGGGCGCCTGCGATCTCACCCTCACGTTCACGACCGCCGGGCAGCGGCTCTGGCGACCCGCCACGGCGTGGTACGCGGATGCGGCCCGCGCGGGTGGCGGCGCCCTGCTGGATCTGGGCCCGCACGCGATCGACCTCCTCACGACACTGTTCGGCCCGGCGCAGGCGACGGGATGCCGCATCGAGCGCCCCGGCGGAGTCCCGGGCGGTGTGGAAGAGTCGGCCGAGGCAAGTCTCAGGGTCGACCGTGGCCCCGTCCGAGTGCTGATCAACCGAGCAAGCCGTTCCCTGCGCCTGGATCTCGAAGCCCGCCAGGGCGACCGCGTGGTGACCCTCGATCTCAAACGCGGCGAGGTGCACACCGGTGACGGCGTCGTCGCGACCGCGAGGGGAACCCGGCCCGAACTGGCCGCGATCGAGCTGTTCCTGGACCGGGTCGCGGGCGGGGATGGTGCGGTCGCCGGCTTCGCGGAGGCGGCGGAGTCGCAGGCCACCATCCACGAGTTGTACGCGCTGGCGGATCGCTCGCCGTCCCTCACCAGGTGACTGACCCCCATCGGAGCCCGGCTCCGCGATCCGGAGGTTGCAGATGGCCGACCTGACCGTGGTGATCCCGACGGCGGGACGCTCTACACGCCTGTTCCTGACACTCTCCGCCCTGGCCCGGCAGAGGTCCGTACCCGGCACCTTCGAGATCGTCGTCGTCGACGACGGTCCGGACCCCGGGCTCGTCGCCGAGGTGGTCTCGTCGGTCGGCGTCACCGTCCCTCTGGAGGTCGTCGTCGCGGGCCGCGGCGGCGTCGCCGGTGCCCGCAACGCCGGTGCCCGGGCGGCACGGGGTGACGTACTGCTCTTCCTCGACGACGACACCCTCACCGACGGCGACGTGGTCGAGCGCCACCTGGCCGCCCACCGCGACGCGCCGAACGTCGTGGCACACGGCACCGTTCTGGACCTCACGGCCTTCATCATCGCGACGGATCCACCCATGGCGGCCCCTCACCTACGCGGCCTCCGCGACCGCCGGATCGGTGTGGAGGACCTCGACGACCTTCCCGGCGCGGCTCGGCGCCTGCGCCCGCGACGCTCCTTCATCGAGCGGACCGCCGCCGCGGTCGCCGCCACCGAGCGCTATTCCGTACTGCGCTGGATGTTGTGCATCGGCACCAACACCAGCATGCGGCGTGGCCTGTTCGAGGAGGCGGGCGGCTTCGACATCGGCCACGGCAAGCGCTGGGGTGGCGAGGACCTGGAGTTCGGGCTCCGGCTGGCGGCGGCCGGCGCCGACCTGCGGCTCGTCGAGACGAACGCCTATCACCTGCCGATGTCCCGGCCGGACGCGGACGAGGCCGTCGTGACCTTCTGGCGGGACGTCGCCCACCGGCACCGCCGGCCCCTGCTCGCCGCCGCCGGTTCCTACCTGGCGGGACGCACGACCCTCGACGAGCTGGCGGAGAGCCTGGGTGAGGATTCCCCGGCGCGTACCACCGGCAGACCCGACAGTTTCTCTGACACCTCAGAAGGAGCGGGAATGGACGTGGAGGCCGACGACCTCGGCAATGAGGGTATGCAGGCGAAGATCAAGGAGGTCATTGCCGGGGGCATCAGCAGTACGATGCGGGCGTTCGCCACGCCCCGGCCGATCGTGGTACGCCTCGCCGAAGGGTGCCGGGTGTGGGATGTCGAGGACAACGAGCTCATCGACTTCAACATGGGATACGGCCCGCACATCTTCGGGTACGCCGACGCCGACGTCCTGGACGGTGTCGCCGACCAGTTCCGGCGCGGGCACCTGACCGGCATGCCGCACGAGCTCGACCTCGAGGCGGGCCGCCTGATCACGACGCTGGTCCCCTCCATCGAGCAGGTCAAGTTCGCCAGTTCCGGCACGGAGGCGATCGCCGCCGCCCTGCGCCTGGCCCGGGCGGCGACCGGCCGGACCGTGGTGTTGACCTTCGAAGGTCACTACCACGGCTGGAGCGAGACGATCCACCGGGAGGGCAAGCTCGGGTTGCTGAGGCAGGGACACCGCTCCACCGAGCTGCGTCCCGGCGCCCTGGGCATGATTCCGGAGGCGCTCCACCACACGTTGCAGATCCCGTGGAACGACCCGGAGGCGCTCGACGAGGTGTTCGCACGCGCTGGCGACAGCATCGCCGCGGTCATCATGGAGCCGGTGATGGCCAACGCGTCCGTCGTCGTCCCGGTGGACGGCTATCTCGAACGCGTCCGGCAAGTCACCCGGGCGCACGGCGCCTGGCTGATCTTCGACGAGGTCATCACCGGGTTCCGGGTCGACATCGGGGGAGCGCAGCGGCTCTTCGGGGTACGGCCCGACCTGACGATCCTGTCGAAGGTCCTCGGCGGCGGCTTGCCCGTCGCGGCGTTCGGCGGATCACGTGAGGCGATGGCACTGCTCGCCCGCAACGAGGCCACCCACGCCGGCGTCTACGCGGGCAACCACGCCGCCATCCGGGCAGTGGTGGAGACACTGAGGAAGATCAGCCGCAATCCCGGGATCTACGACGACCTGGAGACCAAGGGGCAACGCGTCGAGACCGGCCTCGGCAAGGCCTTCGCCGACTCGGGGCGGCATGTGCACCTCCAACGGGTGGGAAGCCTGCTGTCGGTGGCGCTGCTCACCGAGCCGGTCGGTCCCGGCGCCACGATGCGCGAGCTGATCGCCGCCATCGACTTCGAGGGGCACCGGCGCGTCCAGATGGCCGCGCAGCGGGCCGGCGTCTACTACCACCCGAATCCGCTCGAGCCCTGGTTCGTGAGTACCGCGCACTCCGACGAGGACATCGATGCGGCCATGACGGTCATCCGAGCGGCGATCACGGAGCTCGCGGATGCACCCTGACCTGACGAGCGCGGGCGCCCTGGCCGAGCGCTTCCGGAAACAGGCCACGGCGCTCGGCCCGGACGTCTTCATCGGGCATGACGACGAGTCGTTCAGCGGTTCGGCGGTCAGGGATCTGCTCGACGAGAAGACCGAGACGTACGGGAAGGCGGGGATCGGGCCCGGCGACTTCGTGGGTGCGTACTCGTGGCCACCGGCGGACTTCGTCACCGACTTCTACGCGGTCCTCGGGCTCGGGGGCACCGTGGTGCCCCTGCCGCGCACACTGAGCGGCTGGGAACTGGAGCGCCTCGACACCGTCGGCCACCTTACCTGCCTGACGTCGCCGTCGGACAGTTTACTCACCCTCGGTGACGATTCCTTCACGACCTCGTCCCGCAGGCTGAGCCGCTGTGCCCGGCACCGTCCGACGGCGCCCACCGGGGCGGCGACCGGGCAGCTGACCTCCGGCACGACGAGGTCGCAGAAACTGGCCCTGCGCCCGGCCTCGGCCCTCGCGGCGGAGGCATCGGGCTACCACCGCGCCCTCGCGTTGACCCCGGAAGAGCTCGTCCTCTGTCCCGTGCCGCTCCACCACGCCTACGGTTTCGGTGTGGGCGTGGTGTCCGCCGCCCTCTACGGCGTTCCGGTGCGTTACTCCGCCAAGCTGCAACCACGGCAGCTGCTGAGGTCGATGGAACAGGGCCGGCCGGTCCTCCTCGCCTCCGTGTCGCCGATGCTCCGCCTGCTCGCCGAAAGCATGGGCGAGCAGTCCTCTCCCCCGCACGCCGTGCGGCTGCTCTACGGGGGGATGCCCCTGGACCGGCGGACCGCCGAGAAGGTCAGCTCGGTGCTCGGCGCACCGATCGGGCAGATCTACGGTACGACCGAGAGCGGGCCGGTCTGTGTGACGACGCCCGGAGACTGGAATACGACCGTGCGTGCGCTCGGCCCCCCGTTGCCGGGCGTCTCCCTCAGCCTCGACGACGCCGGTTTCATCGTCGTCCGCTCGCCGATGATGATGCTGGGCTACGCCCGCGACGGCGCGCTGGACGAGGACTCCGTTCCGCACGACGGCTTCGTGACCGGTGATCTGGGCAGGCGGACTGAGGACGGCCTCACCATCGTCGGGCGGGCCGCCACCTCGATCAATGTCGCCGGGGCGAAGGTGAGCCCGGAGGAAGTCGAGGCGGTTCTCCTGGAGCACCCGGACGTCGGCTCGTGCCTGGTCCACGGGGTCGAGGACGGGCGACTCGGGCAGCGCGTGGCCGCCGTCGTCACCCCGGAGACGGTCGACCTCCGGAAGCTGGAGCAGTTCTGCCGGGAGCGCCTCTCCCCGCCCTGGCTGCCGCAGGTCTTCTCAGCGGTCGCCACGCTGGAGACGACGTCCACGGGGAAGGTGGTGCGCCGTCTCGTCGAACACTGACGTCCCGGCCTTGCGCGTGCCGAGAACCTCATCCGCCCTGTTCACGGCAATCTCGATCATCGACGCGGGAGCCTGATTCGAGGGGCCGATCTTAGCGACCAGACCTCGGTGATCTTCGATGCATTCTGCGCCGCGAGGACTATCGATTGTGTTGCTGCGACCGACCTATCTCGGTGCGACCGCGACAAGGATGCCGAGATCCTTGCCAGACGGCGCCAGATCATGGTGCTCGAACGGCAGCTCGGGTCTGCTGCACCGATAGGTGACAGGTCAAGTCACGCGGCCTGACTGGCCGGTGTGGTCATGATGATCTCGTACTCGATAGGGGTTTGCCGGAGGCGAATTCGTAGGATGCGGGCCCTGCGGGTGCCGACAATGCCATCCGGGTAGAGATCACCATCGCGGTCCGGCCGATGGAATCCGCCCTGGGGACGGGGATGGCTGTGACCAGGGAAGATG from Actinoplanes derwentensis includes these protein-coding regions:
- a CDS encoding Gfo/Idh/MocA family protein, coding for MTRQLRYGVIGCGRVFQTYHLLCLRNRPEFTVAAACDVDQARARSLFDGTGFDPYVTADLADFFRVGHLDAVSVCTPNDAHVEPVLAALDAGVAVLCEKPLAATPAGTGRLVDAAAGARLAAVNLPYRHHSLLPAFLGALLPGACDLTLTFTTAGQRLWRPATAWYADAARAGGGALLDLGPHAIDLLTTLFGPAQATGCRIERPGGVPGGVEESAEASLRVDRGPVRVLINRASRSLRLDLEARQGDRVVTLDLKRGEVHTGDGVVATARGTRPELAAIELFLDRVAGGDGAVAGFAEAAESQATIHELYALADRSPSLTR
- a CDS encoding B12-binding domain-containing radical SAM protein, with the translated sequence MRLFYEKIRENLGLACITSYLRNSGYSTRAINLHGRTPTDEVIIELIIRERPRFVGISIMYDLHIIDAVRLVNCVKAADPEVFVAIGGAFCTYNAKLIAESVPGVDCVVFGEGEITVVGLLDRLTSGRDWRDVPGIYFRDADRVRGTGMPVLPDLTRLVWPARDVLRANKAAGIPTPVASTFTSRGCHAKCTFCYAPRQPGVVDGFWRLRPAGDVVDEIEYLQRDFGTRFIWLNDDNFGGAFNDGFKHAVEFAEEVIRRKLRFSFHCEFRVDSGLIDHEALDLLHRAGLGSALLGIESGSPGMLRRIKKGTTVAYNFDAARIFRGKGLDLDPGWIMVDPQTSVDELWENLQFIVASDIHHIDNPFLLVNRAIALRGTEMFDSITEPLAPADAVGQEGPAFTVLRQARRDYRVPDARVEALWDVWSRLGGAIADRKENQVPFLANRLAGAVRQARRADPRGRSEALTLLTGLRQWRNGLPGLFATFLNFGLLLADADPDGLATRLDAELSRLVDDYDREHLGLPFEELLRHVEFEFGPLLPAVEVQAA
- a CDS encoding class I adenylate-forming enzyme family protein: MHPDLTSAGALAERFRKQATALGPDVFIGHDDESFSGSAVRDLLDEKTETYGKAGIGPGDFVGAYSWPPADFVTDFYAVLGLGGTVVPLPRTLSGWELERLDTVGHLTCLTSPSDSLLTLGDDSFTTSSRRLSRCARHRPTAPTGAATGQLTSGTTRSQKLALRPASALAAEASGYHRALALTPEELVLCPVPLHHAYGFGVGVVSAALYGVPVRYSAKLQPRQLLRSMEQGRPVLLASVSPMLRLLAESMGEQSSPPHAVRLLYGGMPLDRRTAEKVSSVLGAPIGQIYGTTESGPVCVTTPGDWNTTVRALGPPLPGVSLSLDDAGFIVVRSPMMMLGYARDGALDEDSVPHDGFVTGDLGRRTEDGLTIVGRAATSINVAGAKVSPEEVEAVLLEHPDVGSCLVHGVEDGRLGQRVAAVVTPETVDLRKLEQFCRERLSPPWLPQVFSAVATLETTSTGKVVRRLVEH
- a CDS encoding aminotransferase class III-fold pyridoxal phosphate-dependent enzyme, producing the protein MADLTVVIPTAGRSTRLFLTLSALARQRSVPGTFEIVVVDDGPDPGLVAEVVSSVGVTVPLEVVVAGRGGVAGARNAGARAARGDVLLFLDDDTLTDGDVVERHLAAHRDAPNVVAHGTVLDLTAFIIATDPPMAAPHLRGLRDRRIGVEDLDDLPGAARRLRPRRSFIERTAAAVAATERYSVLRWMLCIGTNTSMRRGLFEEAGGFDIGHGKRWGGEDLEFGLRLAAAGADLRLVETNAYHLPMSRPDADEAVVTFWRDVAHRHRRPLLAAAGSYLAGRTTLDELAESLGEDSPARTTGRPDSFSDTSEGAGMDVEADDLGNEGMQAKIKEVIAGGISSTMRAFATPRPIVVRLAEGCRVWDVEDNELIDFNMGYGPHIFGYADADVLDGVADQFRRGHLTGMPHELDLEAGRLITTLVPSIEQVKFASSGTEAIAAALRLARAATGRTVVLTFEGHYHGWSETIHREGKLGLLRQGHRSTELRPGALGMIPEALHHTLQIPWNDPEALDEVFARAGDSIAAVIMEPVMANASVVVPVDGYLERVRQVTRAHGAWLIFDEVITGFRVDIGGAQRLFGVRPDLTILSKVLGGGLPVAAFGGSREAMALLARNEATHAGVYAGNHAAIRAVVETLRKISRNPGIYDDLETKGQRVETGLGKAFADSGRHVHLQRVGSLLSVALLTEPVGPGATMRELIAAIDFEGHRRVQMAAQRAGVYYHPNPLEPWFVSTAHSDEDIDAAMTVIRAAITELADAP